The genomic interval GCCGCCGTTCTTGTGACGAGCATCGATCGTGGATTCCTGTCGACAACAAACCTGCGTGACATTCTCGTTCGCGGCGCCCCGATAGCGATCGTGGCGTGCGGAGTGATGCTCGTTGTCGTCTCGGGGGAAATCGACATCTCGGTCGGTTCACTCATGGCCCTGCTGGCCGCCGTGATGGGACTGAGTCTCTCGCGCGATCATGCGGCTTGGTCGAGCGGATTGGGACTACCTCTGATCCTGGGATTGGGAACCCTGGCAGGATGGGCCACCGGTGTGCTGGTGACCGTGGGGCGAGTGCCCTCCATCATGGTGACACTCGGACTGCTGACGGCTCTCCGCGGCCTCACCACGATCATCATGCGCGGCGGGAATATTCAAAATCTTCCCGATGGACTAACACGCTGGACCAAGCAGGGGCTGTTCGGACTTCCGCTCAGTATCTGGACAGCCGGCGTTGTGCTGGCCGTCACCGCGTGGATCATTCATCGCACCGCGCTGGGTCGGCGGATTTACGCCGTCGGCAGCAGTCGACAGTCGGCCGCCATGGCGGGACTGTCGGAAGGACGACTCAAGCGTTTCGTCTTCGCCTACACCGGTTTCTTAACTGCCTTGGCGACGATCGTCGATGTCCCACGGCTGCCACAGATCGAAGCGGGAATCGGCAACGAACTGGAACTGCTTGTTGTCACCTGCGTCGTCGTCGGCGGTGTCTCGATTTCCGGTGGACGAGGTTCGCTGACAGGAGTCGTGCTCGCCATCGTGCTGATGACGCTGATTCGTCCAATGCTGACATTCATGGCAGTCGGAGAATCGGGTGAAAAATGGACCAAAGCCATTCAGGGACTGTTGATCCTCGCCGCCGTGGTCGCCGACCACGCATTTGCCGCACATTCACGGCGGGAGCCCACCTGATGCACCCTGGACGAACATTTCGAGAGTTTGGCTGGTGGCATGAGGTCGTCTTGCTGATCCTGTTGGCGCTTCTGCTTGCCGTCGCCGAACGTCTGGTGCCCGGGTTCTCGAACTGGAGCAACCAGCTTTACCTGTCCCGTCATCTTTGGGAATTGGCCCTTCTGACGCTGGGAATGACTCTGATCATTCTCACCGGTGGAATCGATCTGTCGGTCGGATCGATCATGGGCCTATGTGCCGTTATCTTCGGAATGACGTTCCAGTGGTGTCAGCGAACCGACGTGGCCGCACTCGCATGTCTACTGACCGGCACATTGGCCGGCGCTCTGAATGGCTTTCTCATTGCCCGGTTTCAATTGCATTCATTGATCGTGACACTGGCCACGTTCGCCGCCTATCGCGGAATCGCCGAAGGGCTCAGCCAGGGGAAGTCGTATTCTCAGTTTGGCTCCGCCTTTTCTCAGCTGGCCCGTAGCAGCGTCCTTGGCATTCCCTGGCCAGGCTACCTCTTTGCCGTCTTTACGATTCTCTGCGGCGTCTGGCTGAGCCTGACGCCGACGGGGCGGTATCTCTACGCGATCGGCTACAACGAACGCGCCTCCAGGTATTCTGGGATCTCCGTCGATCGGATTCGCCGTCGACTCTACATGTTCTCGGGATTCCTGGCGGGATTGGCAACCGTGATCTATGTCTCACGGTTTAATACCGCGAAGGCCGACGATGGCAAAGGATTCGAACTGGATGTGATTACCGCCGTGGTAGTGGGCGGTACGAGTATCTTCGGTGGACGCGGCAACCTGCTGGGAACCGTCCTGGGCCTGCTTCTGATCCACGAGATACGGATGTTTGTCGGCCGCTATTGGGGACTGGACGAGCTCAAGCCAATCGTCATCGGGATTTTGCTCATCGTGTCGATCCTTGCGTCGAGCACCATTTCGCGCCAAGATCGAACGTAACCCAAAATACCACCGACATCAGTTCGCTCACACGAAGCCGCACGCCGACGCATTTTGGCTTGCGATACTTCGCCTATGGCCCGACGTGGAAAAACTCGCGAGCAAGGTATAACCCAAGCGAACCATGTCAGCAGAAGCCCCGAAACGGCACGCAGCGAACAACCCCTGACGCCTCATCACAGACACTCAGATTTGGATCGCACAATGCATCACACGCGATTTTGCTTCGTCCTCTTAAGCCTTTGCTCGATCTGGTCCGCCGGATGCGGCAATTCCTCATCCTCCAGCGCGCCGACCACTGCCACCGGCGAAAAAAAGATTCGCATCTGCATGCTGCCAAAGATCAAAGGGATCAGCTATTTCTCGTCGTGTTACGAAGGAGCAAAACGCGCGGCCGCCGAGCTTCCAAACGTCGAACTCATTTATGATGGCCCGATTGATGGCGATCCAAAGAAACAGGCGGAAATGATTGAACGCTGGATCGTCGACAAAGTGGACGTGATCTGCGTCGCCCCTAGTGCCCCCGATGTTGTCGCGAACGCCATGAAAGACGCCCGCGCCGCCGGCATTCATGTCATTACCTGGGATGCAGATGGCGCTGTCGACTCACGCCAGCTTTTCATAAACCAGGCTACGCCCGCTTCCATCGGCAAGGGCATGGTCGCCGTCATGGTCGACAATGTCGGAGGCCCCGACGTCACAGGGGATGTCGTCATCGTCAGCTCCGATCCCACGTCGGCCAATCAGAACGCCTGGATCGATGTCATGAAGCCAGCCCTGGAAGCCACCAAACTGAAACTCGTCACCATCAAGTACCCTGGAGAGAATGCCAGCAATGCGCTCGCTGACGCGCAGGATGTCATCAAGAAGTATCCCAACCTGAAGGGTATCTTTGGAATCAGTTCTGTCTCATTCCCCGGCGCGGCGGAAGCCGTTGAACAGAGCGGCAAGGGCGGGCAGATCATGGTGACCGGCCTGTCAACACCCACGCCGATGAAACGATTTATCGATTCAGGAACGGTCAAGTCGATCGTGCTTTGGAACACGCTTGACCTGGGCTATCTCACCGTCCGCGTCGCCGAAGGACTGGCGACCGGGAAACTCAAACCAAGCGATTCCGAATGTGACGCCGGTAGCCTCGGCTCGAAACCGATCGTCGATGGCCACGTCTTACTCGGCGACATTCTCGTCTTCACCAAGGATAACATTGACCAATACAACTTCTAAGCCATCGACTGCGGCATCCGTTGTTCAGACCGACATTGTTTTCCGACATCTGCGAGGAAACATCGATCTCGACGTCCGAAAACGGCGAGCAATCCTGTCGACAAGTGGTAAAAATGCCACCCGTCAGACACGCTTGTGAGGCGATTGAGTCGGAGAACAAGAGATGACCGCGACGTTGCCGCCGAACAAGGTGAGAAACATCGACAGGACCGTTCTGGGCATGAGCGATCGGGACCTTTACGAGGCAATCCTGACGCGCGACAGGCGATTCGATGGCCGAATGTTTATCGGCGTCAGTTCCACGCGTATCTATTGTCGCCCGATTTGTACAGTTCGGCCTCCGAAGTTTGAAAACTGTTCGTTCTACCGCACGGCTGCCACCGCCGAAGCCGCAGGATTTCGCCCGTGCCTGCGATGCCGTCCCGAGCTGGCCCCCGGTTCATCCGCACCGGTGGATGCCGTATCCCGACTCGCAGCACTTGCCGTCCGTCGGATCGAAGACGGCGCACTCTCACAACTCACCCTTGACGAACTGGCCGCCGAATTCGGCGTTACTGCGCGACATTTGCGAAGGGCCGTGCAACTGGAAGCCGGATTGTCCCCAATTGAGCTGGCGCAGACGCAGCGGTTGCTGGCTGCGAAGCAACTTCTTACCGATACCAAGATGTCCGTCACGGACGCCGCATTTGCCGCGGGCTTTGAAAGCGTGCGACGCTTCAACACGGCCTTCAAAGAACGTTACCGTCTGACGCCGACATCCCTTCGCCGGTCGATCACATCCCACAAAGCGACCGTGATCGATGCCTATGGCTTTGCCCTCGCAATCCGACCACCCTTCGATTGGGATCGATTGCTGGATTTCTGGCAGGCCCGCGCAACACCAGGTGTCGAACATGTCGCGGAGGGTTGGTACCGGCGAACGGTCGTCATTGGCGGAAGGGCAGGGTGGGCCGCGATCGGTCCCGGACGAAAACCGCACACCGTGCAAGTCTTCATTTCCACCGAACTCGGCCCCGTTCTAACGCTGGTCCTCTCTCGACTCAAGGCGATGCTCGATGTCCGCGCGGACCCTGTCGGCGTCGCCGAACGTCTTGCAGAAGATCCGATGCTGGCACGGCAACTCAAACAGTCGCCAGGTCCGCGAGTTCCTGGTGCCTTCGAGGGTTTCGAGTGTGGCATTCGTGCCATCCTGGGCCAGCAGATCAGTGTTCGCGCGGCGACAACGCTCGCAGGTCGACTGGCCAGACGTTACGGGCAAACATTCGTCACTCCGTACGACTCGCTAACGGCGGCATTCCCTTCGCCAGCGGCACTTGCCACGGCGGACATTGCGGAACTGAAAGCGTTGGGCCTGACAACTCGCCGCGCCGAAACCATCCAATGTTTTGCCACGGCCGTCGATGATGGCGCTGTGCGGCTCGATCCTGGAGCCGACCCCGAACGAGTCCGATCGGCGTTAATGCCACTTCCGGGTATCGGAGACTGGACGATCGAGTACATCTTGATGCGTGCCGTGGGCTGGCCCGACGCCTTTCCTGCCAGCGATCTGGGACTGATCAAGGCCTCTGGCTTGTCGCCAACCGAACTGCGTCTCCGTTCTGAACGCTGGAGACCATGGCGTTCCTACGCCGCAATGCTGCTCTGGCAATCACTCGAAAATTTTGGCGAAACTCAACGCACCAGCCCATAGAATCGACCCCGAACCATGAATCTCTATCAGGATGAATTCGAATCTCCCGTCGGCATGATCTATATCGTTTCCGACGGGACGAAGCTCCGCGCACTCGATTTCGAAGGGCACGAATCCCGGCTCCACCGGCTGCTGGCCATCCACTATGGCCGTTACACCATTCACTCCACCCGTGACACCATCGGCACAATGTCAAGGCTCAAAGATTACTTCGATGGCGATCTTCAAGCGGGTGAGCGGCTTGCGATGGCCACGAACGGAACCGAGTTTCAGCAACAAGTCTGGGCGGCCCTTCGAACTATTCCGGCTGGGACGACCGTCTCGTACGGCATGATCGCCAATCGAATTGGACGCCCTAACGCATGCCGCGCTGTTGGACTGGCTAATGGTTCAAATCCGATCGGAATCTTCGTCCCCTGCCACCGAGTCATCGGGGCCAACAAATCACTGACGGGCTATGGAGGAGGCCTCGCACGAAAGCAATGGCTTCTTGAACACGAAGGCGCCCTGACCGCCACCTGCCCCCAATCCAGCCTGTTTCGCGAAAGCCCCCAGGCCCTCGAAAGGAATGTTCCCGCGTTCCCGATGCGTTAGCCACGCAAACATCAGAACGCGAAATATGCATGACATTTACGCCTCGCTCGTAATCGTCCGACATCTCTCCTGTTCAGTCTCTTGTGCGTACGACCTGTCGCTGGATCAACATCCTCATGCCGGGATGAATCGCACCGACGAATCCTTCGCATGTCTTGGATGCCTGCCGACCGACATGGGCGGTCACCATCCAAAGTGTCTGCCGGCGACGTGCAATCTGCGGCCCGCGCTCCGCTCACAGTACGGGGTTTTCGCCGCCATTCTGCGCATCAATCGGTGAATTCGAATTCTTCGCCTGTTTGGTCCGTCCTTTGCGGACCGCTTGTTTCAAATCGAATCTCCGGTCGGCATCCCGGGTCGCTGTCGCGCCGGACGTGCCACCCATCGGACCTTCCGTTCGAATTGCTGCTCGTCGGCTTCGTTGAAGTCGAGAGGTTCGCAGCGAGACTTTCGCAGCGTTCAAAATCACGTGACAGAGGAGAATGAATATGATTCGAAAAGTAGTACTCAGCACCGTTAGTCTCTTGGCTGCAGCCGTCATGCTTGTCGGAACTCCCGACAGTGCATGGGCTCGCCGCGGCCGTTGTGGCGTGCGATATGACAACTGCAATCGCGGTTGGAGCGGCCGCGCCAACACGGGTGGCTGGGGTGGCGGATACGCTTCTGGAAATGGATACGGAAATGGCTGCGGCTGCAATGGCGTGGCGACCAACGGATACTACGGCGGCAACAATATGGTGGACTACGGAACGACGTATCCCAATTCCAGCACCACTGGCGTCATGAACTCGCAACCCTATGCCACAGGCTATCGCCCGGCGGCGACTTATGACGCAAACGGTAACTTGATCTCCAACGGAGTCAATCAAGCAACCGACGACAATGTGAATCAGAGCGCGCCGGTCAATAGCCCTAATTCGAACATCAAGAATGATGTCGCGCCGGCACCAGCGCCGGCGGCCCCCGCGCCCGCACCGGCGGCTCCTGCACCGGCTGCCAGTGGAAACTCAAACATTGATGCCGCGATTAATAATCCCGCAAACAACACGAGCAATACAGGTGCGAACATAGGTGATCGCAAGTCGCCAAATGCACCGGCACCTGCGACAAATCCTTAAGCTCCAGCGGTCACATGCGCGGCCAGTTTTCCCTAATGAGAAAACTGGCCGTTCTCGTTTCAGCATGGCAACCGTCATCCTCACGCGACGCGCAAGTACGACATCTGATCCAGCCCAGACCATCGCCGATCTCTCGCCAAAGCAGGTTTCGGCGCTAGTGCCGGCGCAAACGTTCTGCTGTTTCAAATGCCTGAATCACATCGCTGCTCAGGAGCACCACCAGACTCCAGATCCCAAACGGTGCCCCCAGCAGACAACAGCATGTCCCGAAATTTATGATCGACACAATCGAAACCACGACCGCAAAGATGCGCGAGCGGAACCGGAGCATCTGCACCGCACCGAAGAGAATCACCGAATTCACCACAACAAACACGGACTGGAACACAATCGCCACGGGTCCGACTTGTCCTCGCTGAAAGTCTTGCAGAATTTTTGGCGCGTTGGGATCAATCACCACCTGCGGGCCAATCGCCGCGATCACGATATTCACGAATGACATCAGCAATCCGAGTGATGCCACCATGATCATCGCAATCGCGGGCGCCATGACTTTGCCCTGCACGCTCTCCACTGTTCCAACGTCAACATCGGAGCGAACGTCGTCGGGCTCAAATTTTGGCGATGCAAACGGATTCTCGTCGTCGTTCCCGGAAAAACGCGCCATAGAGTGTCGTCCGCAAACAGGTAGGGTCGGGCATCAAAAAACGGCACGGCATCATACCGACGATTTTTCATAATGAATAATCGCCAACACGCATCTGGTAGATTGGCTTAGCGTATTCTTTGAATTGAGTGCTGCGATTTTGGAGTATTTCGCTCACTCCGACAACTTCTCGGTTGCGAAGCGGCCGAAAAACTAAAGGCCGCGTCAGGACGCTCACTTCGCGACTTTCACCGTCCTTGCCACGCGAAAACCGACATTCCCCAAGGGAACATTCGGCGCAAAATCGGAGCGGGAGGCGGAACGAATACTCCACCCTGGATCGGTCCACGAGCCGCCGCGCAGGACTCGATTGTCGGCATCGTCCACCAATTCTGCGGTATCTTTTGTGGCATGATCGAAGTCAGTGGGATCATTCAAGTATCGGTCCTGACACCAATCGTACGTATTGCCGTGCATGTCAAAAATGCCCCAATCATTCGGCTTGAGCAATCCAACCGAGTGCGACCGCTTGTCTGAATTTCTCTTGCTCCAGGCATATTGGTCGAGGGGACCTTCCCAGCGTCCAAAGGAGTACGCCGTCTCAGTGCCCGCTCGACACGCGTATTCGCGTTCCGCTTCAGTGGGAAGACGGTAGCCCGTTCGATCGCCAAGATTTTCCGCGACCTTCATTCCTTTGGTGTAGTTGTCCGAGTCATCCGGGATGTAACACCACTGGTCTTTCGAAATTCCCTCGCGCTTGCTGAGCCAATTGCAGAATTCCGCCGCCTGATACCAGGTCACCAGATTGATTGGACAGGTCGGCACGGCCGCTTGATTCTTGTCATAGTGATGCTCCCTGCGAAACCGTAGAAACTGCTCCACAGTCACTGCCGTGGAAGCGATTGCGAAACTGTGCCCAATTCGCACCCGATGCCGAATCTCGTTGGGCTGACGCCCGTCTTCGTTCTCGGGCGATCCCATCTGAAACTCGACCGGTCCTGGAATCACCACCATCGTCTGCCCCTGCAGATTGATGTACCACTGAGCGGGAGCATTGTCGGACGGAAACCCGAGTCGTTGTTGGATCTCGCCGATTTTTCGCCGACGCTCAACTCGATCGCTCGCCAGTTCGCCATTTGTACGCGTCAGCCATTCTTCTTCTTTCCATCGTCGAAGGAGCCATTCGACGGCAGCATGAAGCCCCGCATCAAGCTCATCACGATACATCTGCTTGAGCTTTGGGATCAGGCTGGCCCGTTCATGTCGCGGCAGTCCCTCACCAAACTCGCCCAGACACAGCAATAGAGCCTGTTGGATCGAGACATCGTCTTCCTCATACAGATGAACGGTGATCGTCTCGACGTCTGCTTGCAGCACCGCCAGTCGATGAATGAGCAACGTCCGCAGGCTCGAGTCAGAACGGTGCTTCAGCAGCGGCCAGACCTGAAGCGGCGACTCCAGCTTAACAAGAGCCACCGCGGCATTCGCCTGACGTTGTACGATCCGCTCTCGAACTTGATTCGATGGCCAATCGACACTGGGGAACGTCACATCCACTTCAGTACGCAATCGGTTGATCACGGCATTGCGACGTTCTTTGAGCTTCGGAAAGAGATCACGAAACTCGTTCTCATCAGCATCGAGTAGCTTCTCGGTCAAGTTCGCGATGTCTTCGGCCGCAGCCAATGCCCCCACATGTATCAACAGCGTGGCAGCAATGCACAATGACAGAAAAATGCCACGGCACAATCGCGTTTGCAGTTGCTCTATTCGAATTGAAAGCCGACACGAACGCGACATTGCCATTTCAATTCACTCAAACAATCATTGGAAGCCTCGCCGCGATCCGTAAGCGATCACAGCCAGAAGAGAGCGCGACAGGCACCCGTGATTCAGTTGATCGAACGCTATCGCCATGCGATGACCTGAAAAAAGATTGTTGTCTCACCACGTCCCAAGCCAACTTTCGACACGTCATATTTCCGGCTCGTTACTGTTTTTCGATGCCCCCCATCGACATCGCACGTGATCAGGAATGTCTCGCGAAACGGCGTTTCGTCCGAGTCCTCAGGTGTGGGTTGCCAGGTGTAGGCGATCCGCGATCCGTCTGGTGACCAGCAGTAACCCTGCACTTCACCCGGATCATCGACAAAACTTCGTTTTTTCGTTTCCATGTCGACAACACTCAATCGAAGCGGTTGACGATCTTCGTTCGGGCGTCTGAATCCGGCCATGCAAAGCAATCGCTTACCATCAGGCGATAGTTGGGCACCAAACGCCGCTTCAAAATGGGATGTGATGAATTCTGGCTCGCCCGTTCCGTCCATGTTAACCCACGCAATCCGCCCGTCGACAGACGTCAACAAGCGTTTACCGTCCGCAGACCACTCGGTTGGTATCTGGTCCAATGAACACTCCAACTCGACCAGGCTTTTTGTTGTCAGATCATAGATACGAAAAGCACTCGTACGACCTTGATTGCGCCGGCCTTGTTCACAGATCAGGACGCGCTGACTATTTGGCGCCCACATCGCTTGAAAACTTGATCCCGACCTTCCCCAAATCATCGGAACCGATATTTGATCAACAGGATTGCGTCGGGACTGAATCACCACTCGACTGGCGAGGGTCTCTCCCGTATCGATGCTTGAAGAATCAACAAAGACAACCCACTGGCCGTCCGGAGACAACGCGCCTGTCGCATGAGCTGTCTTGCTAAGCCGCACGATCTCAATACCGTCCGCCCCGATTAATGCCGTCCCTCGATCAATCACCATGAAGGTATCGAAAGCAGCTTGAGGTTGGGCCAAACTCGCACCGGGAGCAACGAACAAACCCCATACGAAGACCAACGACCAGCGACACGATTTCTCGATCGAAAAACAGTCCTTTACCACCACAATCACTCCGATCACTCGACCGAATTTCGCATTGTTCTCAGGACGAAAGCAGCGACTGTCCCAAGGGAACTGTTTGGCCAAGGCTGTTCGACTCTACGGCGTCGGTGTCGTTCGCGCCACAGTCACAGTGAACCACTTATTCCGCAAAGTCTCGGCCCACTGACGTTCACCGTCGTCCTGGAAAATCGCAAACGAATCCATTGGAAGTCCAACTGGTGAGCCTGCCTTCAATGCCGGCAACGAAAGATTGACGGAAGAAATCGCTCCCGAACTGGAACCTTGGGTAAACGCATGGCCCTTCGTTCCTGAACTGACGGAACAGTTCCACGAGCCCTTCTTTGATGAACCATAAATCAAAATCTGCTCATCGTCTTCCGCGTTTTTTAGTTCCAACCGTAAATGACGAATTCGAACCGGGAACGAAATCTCTCGGATGCCGCGCGCGGTGACGTGATAGGCAACCCAGTTCAGCCCCGCGGGAAGCATTTCCGAGCGACCACTCGGATCATTCTGAACCCATAGTCGTCCCTGACGAGGATCAACAACGAGAACGGCGTTCGACTTGCGATTCTCCCTCGCGGCCTCTTGATGCAGTGTCCGCCAATGCCCATGCAAAACCTGAAATCGCCGTGCTTCGACACCGCGATCCGCGGTCGAGTCCGCACCCGCAGTGACCGCCGCGATTAACAACATGACTGTCAGATTCATCATGATCCCCGATGGCAATTGTTCCTCACGAAGTGAGAATAATGAATTCCATCCGCATCGCAACGCTCCATCAACAACATGCGATCCCAATCGCAAGAATACTCAAAACGGCCACGGTAACAAGATTCCGTGATGCTGAAACAAAACGGCTCGACCTGCCGCACCGATGGCTGGTGTCAAGAACAACGCAAGGACATAGACTCCAAGCAATGAAGTTTGCAGCATCCACATCGGCACGCGGATCAACCACGACGCACGATTCTCGGCACGCATGGCTTGGGCGTAGCACCAACCGATCAAAATCTTCGCCGGATAGATCGACGCAATAAACACCGGCGTGAACAACCAGTAAACATCACGAGGCAGCACGGCCACTTTGAACAAGTACAACGGCAACGACAGGGCATAGAGCACGATCGTCGCCAATACCATTGCGACAGGTGCTTTACGGTAGCACTCTCGGACGGTTCGTAGTTCGAACATTGCCCGCCAGCGACCTTGTGCCGCGAAGTGTGCTTGCAGGAAGGGCACCCATGCGAGCACCACGATCAGCATCCCCCCACCAATCAATGTCATCAACAACTGCCCTGGCTTGGAAGTGTCTCGAAGCGCCGCAAATAACACCGTCGGAATAAACAGCCATGCCAACGCCAGGAAAAAGCCGCGCAGTCCCAGTGAGAAGTGATGCCGAATTCTCAACGCGGCAATGAATTCGCGCGTGGCCTGAGCAGACTGCCGGGCATAGCCGCCTTGTTGCAATCGTTTCCACAGCCACAACGCATTCAACGGAGGCGGCCAGAAAAACAATCCCAGGCGGCCACCTCGCGCAATCGCCAGCAATAGGTGAAGGGCAACCGCTGCCGAGAAGACTCCAAGCCCAATCTGCCATGCTGCCGCCATGTGGGTATCCGGTGCAATCAGACGCGCGTCACTCGCCGCGTCGGCCACCTGTCGGATCATCCACCACCAGAACCAGCACCCGGCCGCAATGCCTCCCAACTTGGGAGCGAGCGCCAGCAGCGGCATCGCGTAGCGGAACTTGCCTGTCCGTGCGACCTGTCCCTGGGCCTCCAGCAGGTAACCCAGAGCGATGAAGTTCACCAGTGGGATCGCGGCCAAAAACGCCAGGAGCGCAAACAGACTCAACACACCAAAGGCCAGCTCAAATAACCAGTATGCTGAGCGAAGGGGATGCCAGATCGGATGTGGAAATGGCCGAAGCTGATGAAACGAAAACTCCGAAACTCGTTCCGACGCCACCAAACCCAACGGAACCGACGACGGTTCCGTTGAACTGGCCAGGACGGGCCCCTTATCGACTTGATTCGCAGCAATCAACGACATCAACACGAGGCCCCTTAACCTCACTTCAAGACCATTCCCGATCTCTGTGCCTTCCATCCACCCAAGGCATGGCCAAACCGGGCGTTGGGTTCAAATGGATCCAGCGAACGAGTCGCAGTGAATACGACACCGTCAGCAGCGATCAAGGAAAGTCGTCGCACACACCTTGAAATCTATCCAGGATTGGCTGTTTTGTGGACCAGACCATCGCCAAAGTTTACCCCGAAAGACGGAGGTTCGTGACCGCATCCATTCCAAAACAGCGCTGGTTTACACGGGATATTCAATGTAATCTGACATCCTGATGCAATGATGATTGCCGCGAGTGGAACGACAAACCTGAATTCAGGCATGCCTGAAGTGACCGCAAGCAAGCCAACAAGCCTGCGGACGATGCGTTCCACCCCGATCAGGACAGAGTGGCAGTGTCACCCGAAGCGAAAGATTCTCATGTCACGCCTGCGAAACCTGCTGAACGCACTCGCACCACTGTTGGTGGTTGGTGGCGTCGTGGTTCTCGTGGCGTCGGCCGCTCGCAGCCCAATTGCGGACAAGTCCCCCAGAAGCTTGACGGCATTCGACGCCGCGGACGATTCGATCGTCTGCAGAGTCGACCGTCTGATCGCAGCGCGGTGGCGGGAAGCGGGAATTGAAC from Schlesneria paludicola DSM 18645 carries:
- a CDS encoding formylglycine-generating enzyme family protein; the protein is MSRSCRLSIRIEQLQTRLCRGIFLSLCIAATLLIHVGALAAAEDIANLTEKLLDADENEFRDLFPKLKERRNAVINRLRTEVDVTFPSVDWPSNQVRERIVQRQANAAVALVKLESPLQVWPLLKHRSDSSLRTLLIHRLAVLQADVETITVHLYEEDDVSIQQALLLCLGEFGEGLPRHERASLIPKLKQMYRDELDAGLHAAVEWLLRRWKEEEWLTRTNGELASDRVERRRKIGEIQQRLGFPSDNAPAQWYINLQGQTMVVIPGPVEFQMGSPENEDGRQPNEIRHRVRIGHSFAIASTAVTVEQFLRFRREHHYDKNQAAVPTCPINLVTWYQAAEFCNWLSKREGISKDQWCYIPDDSDNYTKGMKVAENLGDRTGYRLPTEAEREYACRAGTETAYSFGRWEGPLDQYAWSKRNSDKRSHSVGLLKPNDWGIFDMHGNTYDWCQDRYLNDPTDFDHATKDTAELVDDADNRVLRGGSWTDPGWSIRSASRSDFAPNVPLGNVGFRVARTVKVAK
- a CDS encoding methylated-DNA--[protein]-cysteine S-methyltransferase, encoding MNLYQDEFESPVGMIYIVSDGTKLRALDFEGHESRLHRLLAIHYGRYTIHSTRDTIGTMSRLKDYFDGDLQAGERLAMATNGTEFQQQVWAALRTIPAGTTVSYGMIANRIGRPNACRAVGLANGSNPIGIFVPCHRVIGANKSLTGYGGGLARKQWLLEHEGALTATCPQSSLFRESPQALERNVPAFPMR
- a CDS encoding ABC transporter permease — protein: MHPGRTFREFGWWHEVVLLILLALLLAVAERLVPGFSNWSNQLYLSRHLWELALLTLGMTLIILTGGIDLSVGSIMGLCAVIFGMTFQWCQRTDVAALACLLTGTLAGALNGFLIARFQLHSLIVTLATFAAYRGIAEGLSQGKSYSQFGSAFSQLARSSVLGIPWPGYLFAVFTILCGVWLSLTPTGRYLYAIGYNERASRYSGISVDRIRRRLYMFSGFLAGLATVIYVSRFNTAKADDGKGFELDVITAVVVGGTSIFGGRGNLLGTVLGLLLIHEIRMFVGRYWGLDELKPIVIGILLIVSILASSTISRQDRT
- a CDS encoding ABC transporter permease; translation: MFNWWQTLGRRERSLFVLIILAAVLVTSIDRGFLSTTNLRDILVRGAPIAIVACGVMLVVVSGEIDISVGSLMALLAAVMGLSLSRDHAAWSSGLGLPLILGLGTLAGWATGVLVTVGRVPSIMVTLGLLTALRGLTTIIMRGGNIQNLPDGLTRWTKQGLFGLPLSIWTAGVVLAVTAWIIHRTALGRRIYAVGSSRQSAAMAGLSEGRLKRFVFAYTGFLTALATIVDVPRLPQIEAGIGNELELLVVTCVVVGGVSISGGRGSLTGVVLAIVLMTLIRPMLTFMAVGESGEKWTKAIQGLLILAAVVADHAFAAHSRREPT
- a CDS encoding substrate-binding domain-containing protein — its product is MHHTRFCFVLLSLCSIWSAGCGNSSSSSAPTTATGEKKIRICMLPKIKGISYFSSCYEGAKRAAAELPNVELIYDGPIDGDPKKQAEMIERWIVDKVDVICVAPSAPDVVANAMKDARAAGIHVITWDADGAVDSRQLFINQATPASIGKGMVAVMVDNVGGPDVTGDVVIVSSDPTSANQNAWIDVMKPALEATKLKLVTIKYPGENASNALADAQDVIKKYPNLKGIFGISSVSFPGAAEAVEQSGKGGQIMVTGLSTPTPMKRFIDSGTVKSIVLWNTLDLGYLTVRVAEGLATGKLKPSDSECDAGSLGSKPIVDGHVLLGDILVFTKDNIDQYNF
- a CDS encoding WD40 repeat domain-containing protein, with protein sequence MAKQFPWDSRCFRPENNAKFGRVIGVIVVVKDCFSIEKSCRWSLVFVWGLFVAPGASLAQPQAAFDTFMVIDRGTALIGADGIEIVRLSKTAHATGALSPDGQWVVFVDSSSIDTGETLASRVVIQSRRNPVDQISVPMIWGRSGSSFQAMWAPNSQRVLICEQGRRNQGRTSAFRIYDLTTKSLVELECSLDQIPTEWSADGKRLLTSVDGRIAWVNMDGTGEPEFITSHFEAAFGAQLSPDGKRLLCMAGFRRPNEDRQPLRLSVVDMETKKRSFVDDPGEVQGYCWSPDGSRIAYTWQPTPEDSDETPFRETFLITCDVDGGHRKTVTSRKYDVSKVGLGRGETTIFFQVIAWR
- a CDS encoding DNA-3-methyladenine glycosylase 2 family protein — translated: MTATLPPNKVRNIDRTVLGMSDRDLYEAILTRDRRFDGRMFIGVSSTRIYCRPICTVRPPKFENCSFYRTAATAEAAGFRPCLRCRPELAPGSSAPVDAVSRLAALAVRRIEDGALSQLTLDELAAEFGVTARHLRRAVQLEAGLSPIELAQTQRLLAAKQLLTDTKMSVTDAAFAAGFESVRRFNTAFKERYRLTPTSLRRSITSHKATVIDAYGFALAIRPPFDWDRLLDFWQARATPGVEHVAEGWYRRTVVIGGRAGWAAIGPGRKPHTVQVFISTELGPVLTLVLSRLKAMLDVRADPVGVAERLAEDPMLARQLKQSPGPRVPGAFEGFECGIRAILGQQISVRAATTLAGRLARRYGQTFVTPYDSLTAAFPSPAALATADIAELKALGLTTRRAETIQCFATAVDDGAVRLDPGADPERVRSALMPLPGIGDWTIEYILMRAVGWPDAFPASDLGLIKASGLSPTELRLRSERWRPWRSYAAMLLWQSLENFGETQRTSP